The following is a genomic window from Parabacteroides johnsonii DSM 18315.
GATGCAAAGCAACTATCACAATTTGCCTCTGATCAACGGTGTGGCGCAACGTTTTGGCTCGGAGTATAAGGCTACGGAGGTACAGTTTGATCCGAAACACATGTATTTCTCTGCCAATATTGCAACCGCTTATCCGGAAGAGGCCAATGTGAAAAAGTGGATTCGTTCGTACCGCTTGGGAAAGAACACACTGAAGATAGAAGACTCATTCTCCTTGGATAGGGCAGAGCGGCCGAACCAGATCAATTTCCTGACATGGGGAAAAGTGGATATCTCGGTTCCGGGAGCCGTGACGGTCGAAGTGAACGGCGAGAAGGTACGTCTGACGTATGACAAGAACATCTTTACATCGACGGTCAAGACGATTCGTCTGGACGATCCGCGCTTGTCGAACGTCTGGGGTGAAGAGATCTACCGAGTTTCCTTGAACGCTAAAAATATGCCGTTTTCCGGCTCCTATACCTATACAATAACAACAATAAAATAATTGAATCATGATGAAAAATTTGATTGCATTTGCTTTTTCGGCATTTCTGCTATCTTGTGCAGGTGCCCCTAAAACAGAAGAAAAAAGTTTTATCGACGAGAACATCGATTTTGCCCGTGCACAAATAGGGAATGAGATCGGTGTGATCGAAGCGAGTGGAAAATGCTTGAACCCGGTGACGCTTAAAACGGACAGTTCTGTCTATTATTGCGGTTATGCGGATTGGCGGAGCGGCTTTTTCCCCGGATCAGTCTGGTATTTGTATGAATTAACGGGTGATAGTACGTTGCTGCCGTTAGCCACCAAATATACGGAGGCCATAGAGGAAGCCAAGAATCTGACCTGGCATCATGATATCGGATTTATTGTGAATTGCAGTTTCGGGAATGGCTTGCGTCTGACCGGAACGCCTTCTTATAAGGATGTGATGGTACAAGCAGCCAAATCGTTATCTACTCGTTTTCGTCCGGCTGCCGGGATTATCCAGTCGTGGGATGTGGAACGCGGATGGCAGTCCGAACGGGGTTGGGAATGTCCGGTTATCATTGACAATATGATGAATCTGGAACTGATGTTCGAAGCTACGCGTTTGTCCGGTGATTCTTCTTTCTATAAGATCGCGGTGTCGCATGCCGACCGTACCATGCAGGAACATTTTCGCCCGGATGGTAGTTGCTACCATGTGATCGACTACAGTGTCAAAGATGGCAAAGTGCGTCATCGCCAGACGGCACAAGGATATGCCGACGAATCTATCTGGAGTCGCGGACAGGCATGGGCTATCTATGGTTATGCGGTATGCTATCGTGAAACCAAAGATCGTAAATATTTGGATCAGGCCTTGAAAACGTTCAATATGATGAAGAATCTGAAGAATATGCCGGAAGATCTGATTCCTTATTGGGATATGTCGGCTCCGAACATCCCGAACGAACCACGCGACGTTTCGACGGCTTCCTGTATCGCTTCCGCCCTCTATGAGATCAGCACGATGGATGTGCCGGATGCAGCCGGCTATAAAACGTATGCCGACAGTATCATGGTTTCTCTTTCTTCTCCGGCTTACCGGGC
Proteins encoded in this region:
- a CDS encoding glycoside hydrolase family 88 protein — encoded protein: MMKNLIAFAFSAFLLSCAGAPKTEEKSFIDENIDFARAQIGNEIGVIEASGKCLNPVTLKTDSSVYYCGYADWRSGFFPGSVWYLYELTGDSTLLPLATKYTEAIEEAKNLTWHHDIGFIVNCSFGNGLRLTGTPSYKDVMVQAAKSLSTRFRPAAGIIQSWDVERGWQSERGWECPVIIDNMMNLELMFEATRLSGDSSFYKIAVSHADRTMQEHFRPDGSCYHVIDYSVKDGKVRHRQTAQGYADESIWSRGQAWAIYGYAVCYRETKDRKYLDQALKTFNMMKNLKNMPEDLIPYWDMSAPNIPNEPRDVSTASCIASALYEISTMDVPDAAGYKTYADSIMVSLSSPAYRAALGTNGNFLLMHSVGSIPHNSEIDVPLNYADYYYLEALKRKRDIEKGI